In Leuconostocaceae bacterium ESL0723, the following proteins share a genomic window:
- a CDS encoding pyridoxal phosphate-dependent aminotransferase: MGESFQLAKRVSEVAPSPTLAVSAQAKKMQAEGVDVVNLGMGEPDFTTPDNIGQAAQVAIQSGKTSFYTPVTGLPALKEAIVDRMSQRYHYGNTLTTENVAVTAGAKLSLYVLMQVLVNPGDVVVTANPEWVSYVEQVKLAGGVFQGVLPDNPALKLTRADLENLTVSPKVLLINSPTNPTGQVYSREELIDLLDWAKEHDTFVILDEIYGQLVYNGAVFTSGLDLQSLVGTKVIIVDGVSKAYAMTGWRIGWTLADATIIAAMTKLLGHITSNPAAVSQYAAIEALTGSQDSVEKMRQAFEQRLNATYAALSEIPALELPVKPQGAFYLFPKVNPKVMEKLGYTDTTSLSQAILDQAHVAVPGGEGFGMPGYFRISYAKDQAQLDEAVARLKQFFSQV; encoded by the coding sequence ATGGGTGAATCATTTCAGTTAGCAAAGCGGGTTAGTGAAGTTGCGCCATCACCAACGTTGGCAGTTAGTGCCCAGGCTAAAAAGATGCAGGCTGAAGGCGTTGACGTGGTCAATTTAGGGATGGGGGAACCGGATTTTACCACGCCTGACAACATTGGCCAGGCGGCCCAAGTAGCCATCCAAAGTGGTAAAACTAGTTTTTATACCCCAGTAACTGGTCTGCCAGCCCTCAAGGAGGCCATTGTCGACCGGATGAGTCAGCGCTACCACTACGGGAACACCCTCACGACTGAAAACGTAGCGGTGACGGCCGGTGCCAAGTTATCACTTTATGTACTGATGCAGGTCCTGGTTAACCCCGGCGACGTAGTTGTGACGGCTAATCCGGAGTGGGTCAGCTATGTTGAACAAGTTAAATTAGCTGGTGGGGTTTTTCAGGGGGTTTTGCCTGATAATCCGGCCCTGAAATTAACCCGGGCTGATTTAGAAAATCTCACGGTTAGTCCCAAGGTCTTGCTGATTAACTCGCCAACTAATCCGACCGGCCAGGTTTATAGCCGCGAGGAGCTGATTGATCTCTTGGACTGGGCCAAGGAACACGACACTTTCGTCATCTTAGACGAAATTTATGGACAGCTGGTCTATAACGGTGCCGTCTTTACCTCGGGCCTTGATTTGCAATCCTTGGTCGGCACCAAGGTCATCATTGTGGATGGCGTTTCCAAGGCCTATGCGATGACTGGCTGGCGGATTGGTTGGACCCTGGCGGATGCAACTATTATTGCGGCTATGACCAAGTTGCTAGGTCATATCACTTCTAATCCAGCGGCGGTATCGCAGTATGCGGCTATTGAGGCTTTGACCGGTTCGCAGGACTCAGTCGAAAAGATGCGCCAGGCCTTTGAACAACGGCTAAATGCTACCTATGCGGCCCTGTCCGAAATTCCGGCCCTGGAGTTACCAGTTAAGCCGCAAGGCGCCTTTTATCTCTTTCCTAAGGTTAATCCGAAGGTGATGGAGAAACTGGGTTACACGGATACGACCAGTCTGAGCCAGGCCATCTTAGACCAGGCCCACGTGGCCGTCCCAGGTGGGGAAGGCTTTGGCATGCCAGGTTATTTCCGGATTAGTTACGCCAAGGACCAGGCCCAATTAGACGAGGCGGTGGCTCGTTTGAAGCAGTTCTTCAGCCAGGTCTAA